The stretch of DNA TGATATGGCGCCAGAAGCTCATAACCCTCGACATgtaaagagaaagagagagatgaGAAGGAGGGGGGTGATGGTTCATTTTGATTAATTCGGTGCTCTTCTCTAGGCAAATCCCTAGTATAAAATTGGCTTTGTGTATTATCTTTGCTGAATTATATCCCCTCTCCTATTAATGGAAGTCACCGAGCTCCTGTTAattttttgaaagaaaaaatATCTGTTTTGAAAGGAGTAATTGTTGGTTCATTTTGATACAATTGGTTCTTTCATGAAAGACTCAATTAGTTGATAAAATAAATATCAATGagaattaaaaaaacaaaaaaaacagaaTGATTCTTCATTACTACAAAAGTTGCACTTGAAGCTCTCTCGTCAGATCCAATTATATGAAACAAGTGAAAGAAATTTTGTTTCGGACACAAATTCAATGGTACGTCCTTTGTCCGAAATTATTTGTCGCTCAAATAGATGTATCTACGTAAGTAGATTTCTAGGACACATCACTCATACAATCATACtcttgattttatttatttttgattAAAAACAATGCGGTGATAGgtaaatactccctctgtttcttaaatatttgtctttctagagattttaaCAAGTGATTACATACAGAATAAAATGAGTGATCCTATACTTTAGAATATGTTTATCCGTATGTGGTAGTTTATTTGAAATCTCTGAAAAAGACAGATATTTTGAAACGGATGGAGTACTTCACTAATAAGTATCCAACGGTTGAAACTGCTTCAGGAGAAGCAGGGCCTTCGCCCGGCCGGAAGAGGCCAGTCATTAGTCCATGGTATGCGCCGGAATCTcgcgctcctcgccgccgccgccggtggTGGCGGCGCGCTCCCTCTCCCGTGGACGAAGCAGTCTCACGCGCGCCTTATCGTCGCCTCCCCTCGCATCCCCGACGACCTCCGTCTCCGCCTTCTTCGATCCTACGCTGCGCACGGCGAGTTCGCGTCGGCGCACCGCCTGCTCGACGAAGCACCCCGCCCGGCCTCGCCGCTCCTCTACAACGCTGTCATACGCGCCCACTCCCGCCGCCTAGACCTCCCCACCGCTCTCGCGTTCTTCGCCAGCATGCGACGCTCCGCCACCTCGCCCGACGCCCACACCTTCGCCTGCGTCCTCCGCGCATGCGCCGACTGTGATCGGCCAGCCGCCGCCAAGGTCCTCCATGGCATCGCGTCATCTTCCGGCTGGTCCTCCCATCCAATCGTCGGCAGCGCGCTCGTCAGCGCGTATTCAAAGTTCTTGCTCGTGGACAGTGCTCGCCATGTGTTTGATGGTTTGCGTGAGCCGGACCTGGTTCTCTGGAACTCAATGATGTCCGGGTATGGGTATAGGGAAATGTGGCTTGAGGGGCTTCAACTGTTTTCTGCGATGCGCAGGGCTGGGGAGGAACCAGACGGCTACTCGATGGTCAGCTTGCTCTCATCCTTCTGGGATCCAGAAGCGCTTGCTTTTGGTCAAGCAGTTCATGGAGTGTGTATCAAGGGCGGttatgattctggccaccatgtGAGAAGCACACTTGTTACCATGTACTTCAGGTGCGGCTGCGTGGAATCGGGTCAAACCTTGTTTGGTAGTTTGCTGGATGTGGACTTGGTTACATGTTCTTCACTAATTACAGGGCAATTGCAGACTGGCAAGTATGATGAGTCATTTGATTTGTTCAGAGAAATGTGCTACTCTGGCAGGAGGCCTGACGGCATCTTGATTGCTAGTCTTCTTTCGGCATGTGCTTCTACAGCCACTATCAGCTACAGCAAGGAGATCCACTGTTATGCAGTCAGGGTTGGCGCTGATAAAGACATCAAAGTCTCATCTTCGCTGATGGATGCTTATGCAAAATGTGGTTTTGCCGAGCTGGGATATTTGGTATTCCGCCAAATTCGTAAAAAGAACTCA from Triticum urartu cultivar G1812 chromosome 3, Tu2.1, whole genome shotgun sequence encodes:
- the LOC125545339 gene encoding putative pentatricopeptide repeat-containing protein At1g64310 — protein: MRRNLALLAAAAGGGGALPLPWTKQSHARLIVASPRIPDDLRLRLLRSYAAHGEFASAHRLLDEAPRPASPLLYNAVIRAHSRRLDLPTALAFFASMRRSATSPDAHTFACVLRACADCDRPAAAKVLHGIASSSGWSSHPIVGSALVSAYSKFLLVDSARHVFDGLREPDLVLWNSMMSGYGYREMWLEGLQLFSAMRRAGEEPDGYSMVSLLSSFWDPEALAFGQAVHGVCIKGGYDSGHHVRSTLVTMYFRCGCVESGQTLFGSLLDVDLVTCSSLITGQLQTGKYDESFDLFREMCYSGRRPDGILIASLLSACASTATISYSKEIHCYAVRVGADKDIKVSSSLMDAYAKCGFAELGYLVFRQIRKKNSVMYNMVISNLGSHGFVMKAIEVHDEMVRDKLRPDGATFSALLAACCHAGLLDEGWKLFRRMRDEFHIVVEMQHYVYMVRLLATYNQLKEAYDLIQTMPMPPDCGVWGALLWGCCLHRDSSLGRAVAEKLCELYPDKASYKIMLSNLYASEEMWWDAEEVRTEMLKEDMHKNTGISWVGDTRK